From Gordonia crocea, the proteins below share one genomic window:
- a CDS encoding DoxX family protein: protein MAFLRTPALLIARVILGIIFIAHGWQKFSNGLDATTAGFDAMGVPIPRASAFFATWVELIGGAALILGVLLPLFGTLLALNMVGAAHFAHWDNGFWNTDKGYEFVLALAAGVLAVGFANAGVVSIDHYLFKRVGKPRTVVVDEAGA, encoded by the coding sequence ATGGCATTTCTCCGCACTCCCGCCTTACTCATTGCCCGCGTTATTCTGGGCATCATCTTCATCGCCCACGGATGGCAGAAGTTCTCCAACGGGCTCGACGCGACGACCGCCGGCTTCGACGCCATGGGGGTACCGATCCCGCGGGCGTCGGCCTTCTTCGCCACCTGGGTCGAACTCATCGGCGGCGCGGCCCTGATCCTGGGCGTGCTGCTGCCGTTGTTCGGCACCTTGCTCGCGCTCAACATGGTCGGCGCGGCCCACTTCGCCCACTGGGACAACGGATTCTGGAACACCGACAAGGGGTACGAGTTCGTCCTGGCCCTGGCCGCGGGGGTTCTCGCGGTCGGCTTTGCCAATGCCGGGGTCGTGTCGATCGACCACTACCTGTTCAAGCGCGTCGGGAAGCCGCGGA